In the genome of Ureibacillus sp. FSL W7-1570, the window CGTTAGGCGGAAGCCGCGTCGATGCCCAATGGAAAGTCTACCGGAATTTGTTGGTCGTGTGGACTTTGACCGGATTTTGGCATGGTGCCAGCTGGACGTTCATGGCATGGGGGTTCTACTACGGCGTGTTGATCTGTTTGGAAAAATGGGTGGTCTTGAAATGGCTCGATAACATCCCCCGAGTGTTGCGCCATGTGTATGTGCTGTTGATTGTCATGATCGGCTGGGTCTTTTTCCGGGCGGATGATTTTGCTTATTCCTTTAATTACATCAAAACCATGTTCTTCTTGAAAGACGTTCCATTATATGATTATCGAACATTGCTGGTTCTGAATGATTATGGCCTTTATTATGTGGCGGGCATCCTCTTCTCAATCCCGGTTTATCAATGGTATGCAAAATGGAGTGAACAAAAAGCGCAAGAAAACAACGGCTTTTATGTGTCGCTCCGGATTGTCCAAACCGCTTACTATTTATTGATTGTGTTCATCGTGACGATGTTTTTGGTGAATTCAACGCATAATCCGTTTATTTATTTCAGATTCTAGGTGATATGATGAAAAAATTCGAATTGCTGTTGCCGATAAGTTTCTTCATCTTCATATTTGGCATGCTCATAGTGCACGTATGGATGCCGGACCGGGCAGTTTCCCAAATGGAGAACCGCAATTTGACAGTGCTGAATAAACGGCCCGGATTGGAACAAATATTTTCTGGGGAATATTCGAAGCATCTTGAGGACTATTTCACCGACCAGTTTCCAAAGCGGGACGGCTGGATCAGAGAATACGTGCTGTTGCAAAGACATATGGGGAAATTGTATTTGAACGATAAATATTATCTTGCCGGAGATGGCTGGATTGCTGTATCGCCGGTGGTGGAAGTGGAGGAAGAAGCTGTCGAGAAGTTCGTTGATGAATTGTCCGGGCTTTCCCACGATTTGGCACAAGCCGGCATCCCGTTCACGTATTATTCATTCCCAGCCAAAGCCACATATATTTTGAAAGCTCCCGAGTTCATGCCAAAAGATGTGGGGCAGGAACAAAACCGGAAAGTTCATGAGCTGTTGAAGGAACGAAATGTAGATGAAGTTCGTCTAATGGATTATATGGATCCATCCATTCCTGTGGAAGAAATGTATTATAAAACGGACCACCATTGGACGATGAGAGGGGCGTATGCGGCATATGAAGCGTTGATTGGCACGTTGAGCGAACGGATGGACGAATCTTTGTCCCCGTTCCCTTATGATGAGCGGAATACCGTATGTTTGAAAAATGAATTTTTGGGTTCTTGGAACAAAATCTTGGCGATGACGGTGGAAAATGATGATCATGTTTGTTACAATGAACCAATTGATTTTTCAGAGATATTGACCATTTATGAAAGAACGGCCACGAGGGAATATCAGGCGGATGTGGACAAGCTTTACGGAATCGCCAAAACTTATGAGGAATCAAGACCGGTCGAATACAGCGAGGGATACAGCCGCGATTTGATCGAATTGAATATCTATAATCAAAAGCCCCAAGTGGACAAGCATTTGGTGGTGATCAAGGATTCCTATTTCAACCCGATCCAACTGCTGGTGGCATCCCATTTCCGCCGATTGACCATCATTGATTTGCGCTATTTCGATAAGCCTTTGATCGACTATTTGAAGGAAATTCATCCGGATTATGTCCTATTGGCCTATAATGACCGGAACCTGAATGTTTATCTAAAAAATGAATAAATTGTCCGGCGGTACGTTTTCATAATCCGGGAACCTTGGCCCATACTGAAACTATCGCCGGAATGGGATGAAATGTTTCTCCAATTCCGAATTCTGACCGGGGAATTGCGTTGCGGTTTCAAATCATGTAAAATGCATGAATGTGAATGAGGTTAGTGAGTAGGTGATTTGATTTTGGCGCTTTCTCCGCGCAAATCCAATATGGAATCTATTGATTTTTTAATAGAAATGTTTAATTTCATGGCGCTATCTTGTGCTATAATTACCTTTGATTTGCTGAAATAATAAAATACATAATGAAGAGAGGGAAAGGAAGAGCATCTGCAGGGAAATCGATGTTCGGGAAGTTATATGAAAGATAGGATAAAAGCGACGATTAACAATATAAATAAAATAGATACGTTCTCGCCATATTTCTTTTTGCCGTTTATTTTGATGGCTTACTTCGTCGTCAGTTTGTTTGATTTTTGGCGGTTCGATTTATTCAATGTGAGAAAATCGATTTGGCCGGCCGTGATTTTGTCGGTGGTTTGCTATTACATCGGCGTTTATGTGGTGGATCGCAAAAAATGGACATTGCCGACGTTCGGGTTGTCCAAGTTGAGCAAATATATCGTCCATTTTGTGGTGCTGTTGACGGCCATCGGATTGGTGGCGTATGTGATGATGATCGCCCAAGGGATGATCGGGCTTGAAGACGAGTCCGTGCGCCGGAATTTGGACCCGAAATTGAATTTCTTCAGCCACTTGTTGTGGTACGGGGTATTGCTGCTTCTTTCTTATAAAATGATCAAAGAAGAAACGATGACGTGGAAAAAGGCGATTGTGTACGCCATTTTATTTGCTGTGGTCATGTTCCTGTTTTTATTGATGGGATATCGGACACCATTGGCATTGATGTTGTTTACAGGCATTATTGTATTCCATTATGTGGTGAAACGCGTCAAACTGACTTGGTTCTTGACATTCCTCGCCGTTGTGGCCATTTCCTTTGCATTATTCGGGTTTGTGCGCGTGTTGATGGAAGATACGTCCAAGGAATTCAACATGCGGGATCAACCGGATCGTGAGCATTTGGAAGAAGAAGAGCTGGAGAAATTATTGACAGCTGAACAGCGCGTCAATGCGACGCCAAAATGGATCTTGGCATTGAACGGCGAAATGGTCACTGGCCATATCGTGTTGAGTAAAATCATTGAGTATACTGAAAAAGAAGGCTATCTCAAAGGAGAAATCCATAAAGGCATTTTCAGTACCGTCTTGCCGGGAGAACAAATTTCTCCGCGCATGAAAGTGACAGAAGTGGTGAACTCATTAAGCGTGGAAGAAGGAAAATACATCACCCGCCCAGGCAGAACGACAACACCGACGTTTATCGGCCAATTGTTCCTGGATGGGGGATATGTGCTCGTGGCCATTGGCTTCCTGCTCTATGGAGCCATCGTATCCTTGCTTTATAATAAAATGAAACAAGCCGGAGTGAAAAGTTTCCATACAATCGCATATGCGTTTGTCATCACCTTGTTTACCGTTTCGATTCATACCGGATTGTTGGATTTGATCTTCATCCTGATGCTGGGATTTGTGATTCTTGCTTCTGCAATCAGTAAGACGGAGAAAGCGGAAGTGGGAATTGGCGCGGAGGCTTCTCTTGGAAGCACAAGAAGTTTATATGGGAAATGATGAAGTTTGAAATTGAGGCACCTTTCGAATGAAGCGATTCATTCGGGGGTGTTTTTTGTTTGGGAAAAATTTATAGGGGCGCTTTTTTACATGGTATATGCGAGCGAGGGACGGTATCTAAGCGAGATTGGGGATTATGTGAGCAAGCATGGGTGGTATCCGAGCAAGAGAAGAAGTTATCCGAGCAAGAGAAGTTGCCATCCGTGCAAGAAGAGGAGTTATCCGAGCAAGCAGTGGTCGTATCCGAGCAAGCGGGGATGCCATCCGAGCAAGAGAAGGAGTTATCCGAGCAAGAGGGGATGCCATCCGAGCAAGAGAAGGAGCTATCCAAGCAAGATAAGAAGTTATCCGAGCAAGATAAGAAGTTATCCGAGCAAGAGAAGTTGCCATCCGTGCAAGAAGAGGAGTTATCCGAGCAAGCAGTGGTCGTATCCGAGCAAGAGGGGATGCCATCCGAACATGCGAAGAAGCCCATCCACACCAAAGAGCCCCCCATCCGCACGAAAAAAGAATGTATCCACACCAAAGAACTCCCCATCCGCACGAAATAAGAATGTATCCACACCAAAGAGCCCCCCATCCGCACGAAATAAGAATGTATCCACACCAAAGAGCCCCCCATCCGCACGAAAAAAGAATGTATCCACACCAAAGAACTCCCCATCCGCACGAAATAAGAATGTATCCACACCAAAGAACTCCCCATCCGCACGAAAAAAGAATGTATCCACACCAAAGAACTCCCCATCCGCACGAAAAAAGAATGTATCCACACCAAAGAACTCCCCATCCGCACGAAAAAAGAATGTATCCACACCAAAGAGCCCCCCATCCACACGAAATAAGAATGTATCCACACCAAAGAGCCCCCCATCCGCACAAAAGAAGAATTCCTCCACCCCGAATCCCCCGCATAGCAAAAGCGAATCCCCCGCATAGCAAAAGCGAATCCCCCGCATAGCAAAAGCGAATCCCCCGCATAGCAAAAGCGAATCCCCCTCACTCAACCAAATCCCCATAACCCCCCTCAAAACAAAAAAAGCACCTGGCTATTGCCAGGCGCTTACACCAATCATTATTTCACAGTATCCAAAATATTGACGTACTGTGCACTTACGTAGGCCACTTTATGGTTGCGGCTGTCCGGGATGATTTCGTACCATCCGCTTGAAACAAGGTTGGGGCTTGAAATCAACACTGGGAGCATTGAACGGTTATATCGGTAAATAGCAGGGAAACTTGTGGATGCGCCCGTCCGGACATTCAATCCCGTCGTATTTGTTAATCCGACTTTATAACCTTTATTCGCATCTTTGGCGCCCAAGTATTTATCCGCACGGTAGTAATGTCCTGCCGCTTTTGCGCCCCAATACGGATCGGATGCGTATTTCACGTTGAATCCGATGCGTTTTGTTCCAAATACAGCACCGTGGGCAAAGGAAGCATTGGCCGGAATATAGTTTTTCCACCAGAATTGATCCATCAATTCACGGATGCTTGCTTCCGGAGATGCGAATTCTTTTTTCAATGGATTTGTGTCATAGACGTACAAACCAAACAAGTTGTTGTAATTTTGCGCATAATCGCTCATTCCAAAATCGCTTTCATGGAAGGCGAGCGCCAAAATCATCATGGCATTGACGCCGTATTCTTCTTCAAAGGCTTTCAACTTTTTCCCTAAACCGATCAATTTACTTTTCTTCGAAGCGTTCGTATAGCGTCCGCCTTGTTTTTCCCGCTCTTTTAATGCGTAGTCGATATATCTGTCCAAATCATCAGCTGTATATTGGGTTTTGGTATGAACAGGAAGGAACTGATAATAGTTGTAATATTTAAATTTTTCCGCACCTGTATAGAACGTGATGCCATCCCAGCTGTAATACTTGACGCCGGCTCTCATTTGGCTTGGCGCTTTGCCGAACGTATAACTTGCCGTTTCTTTGCCGGTTTGCGGATCCACCAAGACATGCACGATTTCTCCGCCCACATTTTTATAATAGTTGCGGCCTTTTGACAAGGTGTAAGGGTACAACGTCAATGTGTTTGCATCCACATAGCCCACTTGGCCGGCCAAATCCACTTTCACTTTATTTCCTTCCGAACCAAGATATTGCATTTGTGATCCGGTCGCCACGCTCACTTGATCCCCGATTGTTTGGGAGTTCAACACGCTGTAAGCTTTCGCCACTGCGAAACCGGCACCTGGATACATATAAACGATGTTGCCGTTTTTCGTAATGACTTGGTTGCTATTTTGAACGCTCGGCTTGATGGCATTAAAATCATAGGATTTTGTGTTGGTTGCCGCCAGCGTTCCATTTTGGATCACGCTTAATTCATAAGGGCCGAAATTGATCGCCTCTTGGTTTCCAGCCACTTCCATCATTCGGATGATGAACGTTGCGGCTTGGGAGACAGGCGTATTTTTCAATGGATAAAAATACACGCCATCCGGCATGGTAGACCCTTGGATAATCCCTTTTTCCGCCCCGGTTGCGACAGCGGAATAATAATCCTTGTAGATTTGATTTTTGTCTTTAAACGTCAAATCTTTCGCTGTGCTTGTAGGAATCTTCAAATATTTCATCGCACGCTCAATCATGACCGCCATATGTTGGCGTGTAATCGGATCATTCGGTTTGAATGTGCCGTTTTCATATCCCGTCACGATTCCGGCTGATGCGGCTTTTTGAATATCCTGATAATATTTGTTGCTTGAGGGCACGTCGCTGAAAGAGATCGGATCCTTTCCATTCGGCAATCCGATGACTCTTGAAATGAATGCCGCGAATTGAGCCCGTGTCACCGTCGCATTCGGGTTGTATTTCCCATTCTCGTCCGGCGTCAAAGCCCCTTTCGAAATCAGATAGCGCAGCGAACGTTCATGATAGTTGCCAGTCACATCATCCGCCGCTTCCACCTGGTTGATGGAAAAGAGCGAGAAAACCAGCAAAATGGTAAACATCATTCCTACTAATTTTTTCATCTTCCTCCTCCTCTCTATTTCCAATACTATCAAAATATTACTAAGTTATTAAGGGGTGAATTGATATAAATGAAATAGAAATATTATGAAAATAGCAGGGCAGAAAGTAGTGTTTTTGAATTCTCTTATTTTATCTTCCTCTTTTATAGTTTAATATGGTTTAATGGAAAAAGATGAAAAGGGAGGAAGGTGAGTGCTCTTTTTTTGAGCGAGAGAATGAAAAAAGTATTATCAATTGTTTTCGCATTGTTGCTATTGATCGGGACTGTAGCACCGGTACAAGCGGCCCAAACGGTCAATGAGCAATATCCGGTTTCTTCCGGAGTGATGTATAGCCAATATACATACAAAGACAGCTATACGAATGTGATCAATCATCTATCAATCAATTTGAATGATTCATATACGAAAGTCGATGTTGGATTGCCAAGCGCCTATAATAAACGGGAAACGGTGCTGGCCATCGCAAACCGCGATTCCAGGGACGGAAATCGGGTGGTCGGTGCAATCAACGCGGCATTTTTCAATATGAGCACGGGCGTTCCCGCATTTTTGATTGCGAAAAATAACCGCATCATCAACGGCGGTCTTGTATCGGAAGGCGCGGACCAATACATGAACGTTCCGACGGCATTCGGCATCGGTAAAAATGGACAAGGCATCATCGATTATTTTGATATGAAAATTACGATGTCGACGAACGGCAGCACTTATAATCTTTCAGGAATGGACCGTGTCCGCAACGCCAATGAAGTCGTGGTTTATACGCCAAATTATTACCTCGGCTATACGAACAACAATGAATATGGATTCGACGTAATCATCGAAGGCGATCAACCGGTGGGACCCATCTATTTTGGCGATACCATTTCAGGAAGGGTCAAAGAAATTGCCCCTTATGGACAAACGAAACATGCCATTCCGAAAAACGGATTTATTCTGTCTGTTCAGGGAGGCTCACCATACAGCAAAACTTTCTCCAATTTGCAAATCGGACAGCAAATCAGCGTGAATTTTGATATCGATGCCCAATGGAAAGATGCGCAATTCATCCTTGCTTCAGGGCCATTCTTGGTGCGTGATGGCAAACCGTACATCATGATGAGCACTTCTTCCAGCCGCGCAAGAGAAGTGGCTCCAAGAACGGTTGTGGCGTTAAGCAAAGATAAGAAAACGGTCCATTTCATTACGGTGGATGGAAGACAGTCCCACAGCAAAGGAATGAATATGACGCAACTGGCCAATTATTTGGTCTCTTTGGGCGTGGATACAGCCATCAACCTGGATGGCGGCGGCTCCACAACGATGGGGATCCGGAAATATGGAAGCAATGATGTTGTTCTGATCAATAAACCATCGGACGGTTCTCCGCGTGCGGTCCATGCCATTTTGGAAGCGATCAGCACCGCACCATTGGGAGAAGCGAAAACACTCAAATACTCCCGCACGAACGTAGGTACAATGCTTGTCGGAACAAGTTCGACGGTCAACGTACAATATGTATTGGATGAATATTATAATCCGCTTCCGCTTGCTTCCGATTCTATCAGTCTTGCATCCCAAAACAAAACTTTGCAGGTGAACGGCACGACATTTACAACAACGAAAGCGGGAGAAGACCGGATTTATATCATGTATAAAGGAAAAGTCCTCCAATCCTTCCCTGTGACCATCGTGGATGCCCCAAGCTCCATGACGATCCAAGGGGCCAAGGAAGTCACAGTGGATGAAACGCAAAACTACACGGTGGATGCAAAAGATGCGGAAGGAAAAACACTCGTCTATAACGCCAATCAAGTGAAATGGTCTGTGGAAGGAAACATCGGCACAATCACTTCTTCCGGCCAATTTAAGGCGACAAATCCGGGCAGCGGAAAAATTGTTGCGACATTGGGGTCAAAATCGGTTTCCATGGCTGTGCAAGTGAAGGACAAATCCATCTTCAAAGATGTGCCTTCAAATTACCAATACTACAACGAAATCGAATACAGCGCCAAAAATAATATCATCACAGGTTACAGCGATGGCACATTCAAACCGAAAGAAAACATTTCCCGTGAGCATGCGGCCGTCATTTTGGCGAGAGTGCTCAATTTGAATACAAACAATGTCAAAGATCCAAACTTCAAAGACGTTCCAAAAACGCATGTTTACTACAAACAAATTGCCGCGGTGGCAAACGCCGGCATCATGAGCGGGAAAGAAAACGGCACATTTGATCCGAAAGGGAAATTGACCCGCGCCCAAATGGCCAAAATCATTTCCGAAGCCTTTGAATTGGATCATACGAAAGTGCAAACAGCCAGCTTGAATAACCAAAAAATCAGTTTTGCCGATGTTCCGTCCCAACACTGGGCCGTTTCCTACATTCAAGCATTGGCATATCATAACGTAACAACCGGATACCAGGACGGCACATTCAAACCGAATGAAAACATCCGCCGGGAACATTTCGTTCTGTTTGTTTACCGCGCGATTCATCTGTAACATCCTATGCTCTCCTCTGCTTTTAGCGGAGGAGAGTTTTTTATTTGCAAGAAAATGCGTTGGAAGGGCAACATTGGCATTATTAAAACGGACTGACAATGCTGCCAACCGAACATGGGTGTACAAACTTCCGATTCAAGCCTATAATGGAGCCTTGAATGAAACTAAGGGAGAAGAATAATGAAGAAAATTTTATCGACCATCTTATCAATGATACTCATCCTATCTTTTGCGGTTCCGTCCTATGCGCAAACATTCCGGGATGTTCCAAAAACCCACTACAATTATTCGGACATCGAATATTTGGTGGACAAGGGGGCCATTGATCCAGCGGCAACATTTGCCCCTGCCGATACGGCGACCCGTATGGATGTCATCGTCATGCTGGCGAAGGCGTTAAAATTGGATAATACGCCTAAGGCAACCGGCTTCAAAGATGTGCCGAAAAGCCATAAATACAGCGGCTATATTTATGAGGCAACGAAAGCCGGAATCATCAACGGGTATCCGGACGGCACATTCAAACCGGACCAAAAAGTGACCCGTGGCCATATGGCAGCCTTCATCGCCCGGGCTTACAAATTGCCGAACGGGACGCAAACTTTCAAAGATGTGCCAAAAGGGCATACGGCTTATGAAGCGGTCAAACAATTGGCCAAAGCGGGCATTACGACAGGATACACCGACGGCACATTCAAACCGCAAAACAACTTGACGAAAGCCCATTTGGCGACGTTTGTAGCCCGGGCTGTCCGTTACAAAGAAACCGGTTCAACCGTATTAAAAAATATGAAAGTCCATTTCCTTGATGTTGGACAAGGGGATTCCATCCTGATTCAAACGCCAAATGGCAAAACCATATTGGTGGATGGCGGTCCAAAATCGGCAGGGGATGAAGTGGTCGAGTATTTGAAATCATTGAAAATCAATACGCTTGACTATGTCGTTGCGACCCATCCGGATGCCGATCATATCGGCGGCTTGCTCGACGTATTGGCCGCATTCCAAGTGGAACACTTTATCGACAGCGGGAAAGTGAGCGCAACAGACACGTATATTGCACTATTGAACGCCGTCAAAAATGAAGGATCCGATTACCGTCAATCGGTCATGGGCGAGTCTTTAACCATTGATCCATCATTAAAAATCCAGGTGCTCAATGTGAATGCCTATGCGGAAGAGACGAATGAGGCAAGCATCGTATTAAAAGTGTCTTATCAGGATGTGGATGCGCTGTTGACAGGGGATGCGGACACAGCCATCGAATCGCAAATGATGGCGAAATACAATGTGGAATCGGAAATTTTGAAAGCGGGGCATCACGGCTCAAGCACAAGTTCAAGTTTGGCGTTTTTGCGCGCGGTGAAGCCTGAAACGGTCATCCTCAGCTACGGCAAGGGAAATTCATACGGCCATCCGAACAGCGGCGTGTTGAGCAATATAAAAACGGTCGGCGCCAAAGCATACAGCACGGCGGCAAGCGGCAATATTGTCATCACATCGGACGGCTATCTGTATACGTTGAATGCGAAACCGTTTGAAAACACCTCCCAAACAACACAGAACAATAATCAATCCACTGTCGTGCCGGGAGCACCGTCAAGTTTTGCCAATTGTACAGAGATGCAGAAGTATTATCCGAACGGGGTTCCATCCGGCCATCCCGCCTACCAGGCTAAAATGGACCGGGACAACGATGGATGGGCATGTGAAAAATAGTTTGAAAAAACCAGGTCAACAATGGCCTGGTTTTATTATTTGATGGTATTAGGCTTGTGGCTATTTTTATGTTATTCTATACAACGGAATGCTATAATTGTTCATTATAACAACAAAAGGATGTAGGTTCATGAAAATCGGAATCGTAGGCAATTACGGTAATGATAATAACGGGGATGAATCGATTTTGCTCAGCATCATCATGCAGCTGGAGCAGGTGTTCAACGTTTCCCGTGACGACATTATTGTATTCAGCAACAACACGCAGCAAACGAGCGAACAATATGGAGTCAAAAGCTATCCATTATACTATAAAAGCAAAAATTTATATAAAACTTTTTACACTACATACCAATCCAATAAAAAATATGTTTCGAAATGCGATCTGCTCATCATTGGCGGCGGCGGCATATTGATGGATTTTTACCGCCGGGAAGCCCACCTTTACAGCACCTATGCGTTGATGGCCAAAAACGCGAAAGTGCCGTACATCGTGTATGGATGCGGTGCGGGCCCGCTTGATACCATTTCAGGCCGTCTGATGATCCGATTCATGTGCAAACATGCTTCCAATATTTCGGTGAGGGATCCCGAATCGAAAACGTTATTGGAAAAAATCGGCGTTAAAAAAGAAATCAAAGTCATCGGCGACCCGGCCTTCACTTTATACCATCCGAAAGCCGGTTACCGGGAGGAGCCGATGGAAGTGGCGGTTTCCTGTGTGCCCATGTATAACGCGAACTACTGGCCATATGGCGACGTCGATAAGTATGAGAATTACGTGTCCGGGATGGCGAAAAATTTGGACCACTTGATTGAAAAGGAAAATGTCAACATCACCTTTTTCGCCACCAAATATCCTCAAGATGTGTATGTGACGAAAGATATCCAGAAGAAAATGAAGCATCAAGCGAGGACAACCATCATTGATGAAAACTTGAAGCCGCAAAAATTATTGGAGCTGGTGAGCAAGTATGATGCGGTGATTGGCACACGGTTGCATTCATTGATTATTGCGACCTGTTCCGCAACACCGGTGATCGGCATTTCCTATCATCCGAAAGTGACCAATTTTATGAGATTGACCGGCATCGAAAACCGCTGTCTTGCCCTTGAAGAGATCGAAACGGATGACATGATTTTATATCGCGCCTTTCATGAACTCCACAAGAATTGGAAAGAGGTTGTGGATGAAACGAAAACCATCGCCCGAAAGGCATATGAAGAAGCGAGCAAAGGCAAAGAATTGATGATGAAGGCAGTGAAGGACAAATGAAAAAAGTGTTTGTAATCAGCAATATGTATCCTTCAAATGAACATCCGTCATTTGGCATTTTCGTCAAAAATCAGGTGGAAGCGCTGAAAAATGAAAACATGGACGTCATTGTCGCCGCAAACCAAGATCCAAGAACGGGCAAGAAAAACACCTTATTGAAATACGGCAAATGGGCGAAAGAGGTTCTTGGGAAAGCGTTGAAATATAAAAAGGACATTTCCGTTACCCATGCCCACTATGTATTCCCGTCCGGCGTCTTTTCATTGATGATGAAAAAGTTGTTCAATATCCCGTATGTCGTCACTGCCCATGGCGGCGATATTGAGCGGATGGCGAAGAAAAGCGCCATCATCCGCAATTGGACGGAGAATATTTTGCGGGAAAGCAGCCATGTCATTGCCGTGGGACCGGTGCTTGCCGAGCAAATTGAAAAGGAATATGGCATTCCGCGGGAGAAAATCCTCGTTTGCAGCATGGGCGTAAACCGCAAACAATTCAAGCCCGGCAACAAGGAATCGGCGAGAAAACAATTGCAGCTGGATAAAGATGCCTTTATCTACTTGTTTGTTGGCAATGTCATCA includes:
- a CDS encoding glycosyltransferase, whose product is MKKVFVISNMYPSNEHPSFGIFVKNQVEALKNENMDVIVAANQDPRTGKKNTLLKYGKWAKEVLGKALKYKKDISVTHAHYVFPSGVFSLMMKKLFNIPYVVTAHGGDIERMAKKSAIIRNWTENILRESSHVIAVGPVLAEQIEKEYGIPREKILVCSMGVNRKQFKPGNKESARKQLQLDKDAFIYLFVGNVIRQKGVEELLIAFQQVKKASDRKIKLVIIGSQRDTNFVNSLKPLVDEDVLMVGPMKQQELATWYQASDVFVLPSHLEGFGLVALEAVATGIPVIASDVGGLTYLLGDGAGRLVEPKNPNALADEMLKALTTPKEQYVNQEACERILHIHDADEITKRVIRLYESAVNGGSGL